GGCGCAGCCGGTGAGCCGTCCGGACCCGGTCCGGGCGATTCACCGGTGTGCCGGAGCCGGCTCAGCCCTTGTGGTAGACTTCCTGCAGCCCGTAGACCTTGCCGGCGATCCCTTCCATCCGCGCCTTGAGCTGCAGCGCGAGATAGAGCGAATAGTGGCGCGACTGGTGCAGGTTGCCGCCATGGAACCATAGCGCGTCCTGCTGCGTCGGCTTCCACATGTTGCGCAACTCGCCCTCCCACGGGCCGGGATCCTTCTTCGTGTCCGAGCCGAAGCCCCAGCACTTGCCGACCTTGTCCGCCACCTCCTGCGAAATCAGCTGAGCGGCCCAGCCGTTCATCGAGCCGTATCCGGTTGCGTAGACGATCAGGTCCGCGGGCAATTCGCTGCCGTCGCTGAACAGGACGGAATGGGGCCGGATTTCCTTCACCGAGACGCCCGATTTCAGTTTGATGCTGCCATTGGCGATCAGCTCCGATGCGCCGACATCGATGTAATACCCGGAGCCGCGGCGCAGGTATTTCATGAACAGGCCCGATCCGTCCTCGCCGAAATCGAGCATGAAGCCGGCCTTCTCCAGCCGTTCGTAGAGGCTGGCGTCGCGCCGCTTCATCTCTGCATAGACCGGCTTCTGGAAGTCGGCCATGATCCGGTACGGGATCGAGGCGAAGATCAGGTCCGCCTTTTCCGTGGTGATGCCGTTCGCCAGCGCCTGTTCGGAATAGAGCCCGCCGAGAGCGAGATCCATCAGTGTTTCCGAGCGTGCGATATGCGTGGACGAGCGCTGGATCATCGTCACGTCCGCGCCGTGTTCCCAGAGATCGGCGCAGATGTCGTGCGCTGAGTTGTTCGAGCCGATGACGATGCATTTCCTGCCGCGCCAGGCCTCGCCGCCGGGATGCTTGCTGGAATGGTGCTGCTGGCCCCTGAACTCGTCCATGCCCGGATAGTCCGGCAGGTTCGGCACGCCGGACATGCCGGTGGCCAGCACGAGCTGTTTCGGCCGCAGCGTGACAGGCTGGCCCTCGCGCATCACCTCGACCACCCATTCGCCCGCCGTCTGGTCATAGCGCGCGGAGGTCGCCTCGGTGCGGGTCCAGTAGTTCAGCTCCATGATCTTGACGTAGCTTTCCAGCCAGTCGCCGATCTTGTCCTTGGGCGAGAAGACCGGCCAGTGATCCGGGAAGGGCAGGTACGGCAGATGGTCGTACCACACCGGATCGTGCAGGCAGAGCGACTTGTAGCGCCGGCGCCAGGAATCGCCGGCGCGTTCGTTCTTCTCGATGATGATCGTCGGCACGCCGAGCCGGCGGAGCCGCGCGCCGAGGGCGATGCCGCCCTGGCCGCCGCCGATGATCAGGGCATAGGGCTGCTCGGTGTAGCCGAGGCTGGCGCGCTCGGCCTCGATCCGGTCGAGCCAGGAGCTGCGGTCGCGATGCACGCCGTGCTCGGCGCCCATCGGGCGCGTGCGGCCGTGCCGTTCCTCATGGCCTTTCAGTTCGGTCATGGTGGTCAGCAGCGTCCAGCACTTGCCGCCCTTCAGGCGCAGATGACCCCGCCCGCGCGCCACTGCCGTCTCGAAGGTGAACCAGCCCTCGGTCACGCC
This genomic interval from Acidiphilium multivorum AIU301 contains the following:
- a CDS encoding NAD(P)/FAD-dependent oxidoreductase, with protein sequence MDAMVSPAATAVSGWLADFEAALASGDAAKVAALFGTECYWRDLVSFTWNIRTMEGHDGIADMLQAKLSEVQPRHFAIDDIATEADGVTEGWFTFETAVARGRGHLRLKGGKCWTLLTTMTELKGHEERHGRTRPMGAEHGVHRDRSSWLDRIEAERASLGYTEQPYALIIGGGQGGIALGARLRRLGVPTIIIEKNERAGDSWRRRYKSLCLHDPVWYDHLPYLPFPDHWPVFSPKDKIGDWLESYVKIMELNYWTRTEATSARYDQTAGEWVVEVMREGQPVTLRPKQLVLATGMSGVPNLPDYPGMDEFRGQQHHSSKHPGGEAWRGRKCIVIGSNNSAHDICADLWEHGADVTMIQRSSTHIARSETLMDLALGGLYSEQALANGITTEKADLIFASIPYRIMADFQKPVYAEMKRRDASLYERLEKAGFMLDFGEDGSGLFMKYLRRGSGYYIDVGASELIANGSIKLKSGVSVKEIRPHSVLFSDGSELPADLIVYATGYGSMNGWAAQLISQEVADKVGKCWGFGSDTKKDPGPWEGELRNMWKPTQQDALWFHGGNLHQSRHYSLYLALQLKARMEGIAGKVYGLQEVYHKG